GGCCACGCCCACTGACCGGAACACCTGAACCGCCAATTTAAAGTTTTTgataaaacgttttgttttttacaccCAAACGAGAATAAATGCGTCACAGAATCGTGGATCTGATctgttttataaatacaaactaGAATCAACAGGTGTGTTTCCTACAAACTGTGACAGCATGTGgcctgtaggtggcgctgtagCAGCAGGGAAAAGATAACCGTCTGCTCGTGACCTGATTTATTATCAGATATAGTAAAGTTAATGATCCTAAAGtgagacgtgtgtgtgcacCTTCAACCTCACACGCTTCCACATACCTATATCATaagatatattaaatattattatgacACAACACACTTCTactacaattttttttatctagGAGTTAATCTAGTAGTTacttttcatttacatttaccaCAAACCCTGTAATCctgtaaatcaatatatatgaTATCTTCAATCTTTTGAGGGGTCGAACAAAAAAGTCAATTTAgtggctgctctgctgctttctTTTACATCACATGATCATCATCTTCCCTCTTATCATCATTACATGTTCGCTTCTTAAAGCATTCAGGGGAAATTTTTCATTTGATCCGATTATCTttgaacattatttatttatttaatactcagggaggagagagagaccaggaacagttgtgtaaccgtcgtgtttcagctctgacagacGAGTTGTCATCATGAAAACAATACGAGTGATAATTATGGAGGTAAACATGTTACTAATGATGACAGTTCATGTACttaatgatttttaaataaaaatgacctattttcaaattatttttaacattatatACTATTATTTGGGACTTCCTGTTTAACGTTTATTTACATAACGGTACATTATTAGGGCACAGTTTGAGcagtttatcattttctttgataGAAGCTGAACAGTTGTTGACATGGTTCCTTTGCTCTTTGTCATTGTTCATCTTCAGAACTCCATTAACTTTGTTTCATAcgtgtgttttaatgtatttttacttgtgtttttcatttgggAAGCCCTTTGTAAGTTGTTTTTGATTCTATTGAAAAGATTCGTTAACTTTTCTGGAAAGTTGTGAATCCTACAACCTGTGCTGTTGTGAGCTGAATGTGACAGTTCCCAGTGCAACTTATGCACTTTGAGATGtgataacacagataaaaacttACAACCAGTTCCTTCCAGTCAGgatatgtctgtgtctcctcccttcacaggtgtgtcagtgaaagaaccagtgaacaacaagctgtgaactgtgggagctgagtcactgcagggagtgaacgagagggggaggagcagagatctgtatCTGTTATAGGAGGTGaaactgttctacagtctctggcagcagctgaaatggcgcagcaagaaaatcaactggacagagaaagattctgctgttcgatctgtctggatctactgaaggatccggtgactactgtctgtggacacagctactgtaagagctgtattaacacccactggaacacaggtgaggagagaggaagctacagctgtcctcagtgtagacagaccttcacaccgaggcctgtcctggggaaaaacaccatgttagctgatttagttgaggagctgaagaagactggactccaagctgctcctgctgatcgctgctatgctggacctgaagatgtggcctgtgatgtctgcactgggagaaaactgaaagctctcaagtcctgtttggtttgtttggcctcttattgtgaaaaacacctccagcctcatcttcagtcagctccatttaagaagcacaagctggtggagccctcggagaagctccaggagaacatctgctctcgtcacgacgaggtgatgaagatattctgccgcactgatcagcagtgtatctgttatctctgctctatggaggaacataaagaccacgacacagtgtcagctgcagcagaaaggaccgagaggcagagagagctcgggctgaggagacaaacaatccagcagagagtccaggacacagagaaagacgtgaagctgcttcaacaggaggaggaggccctcaatggctctgctgataaagcagtggaggacagtgagaagatcttcactgagctgatccgtctgctggagaaaagaagctctgatgtgaagcagcagatcagatcccagcaggaaactgaagtgagtcgagtcagagagcttcaggagagactggagcaggagatcactgagctgaagaggaaagaccatgaactgaagcagctctcagacacagaggaccacAACCAGTTTCtccacaactacccctcactgtcaccactcagtgaatctacacactcatccaacATCAGGAcccgtcctctgagggactttgaggacgtgacagcagctgtgtcacaggtcggaggtcgactacaggacattctgagtgagacagggacaaagattttacagattgtgtctaaagtggatgttttactgcgacaaccagagccagagaccagagctgacttcttaagatattcacaggaaatcacactggatccaaacacagcattcagatatctgttattatctgagggaaacagaaaagtaacatggatGAGTAAAcaacagtcttattctgatcacccagacagattcactagTTAttatcaggtcctgagtagagagagtctgactggacgttgttactgggaggtggaggtggaggtggggggaggTGCAGTttatgtagcagtcacatacaagaatatcagcagagcaggagactcacatgaatgtttatttggattcaatgataaatcgtGGTCGTTAGTTTGTAATAGAAACAGTTataacttttattacaacagcatcaagactccagtgtcaggtccttggtcctccagagtaggagtgtaccttgatcacagtgcaggtgttctgtccttctacagagtctctgacaccatgactctcctccacagagtccagaccacattcactcagcctctctgtgcTGGAGTTAGGCTTTGTTATcctggagacacagctgagttctgtaaactcaaatagacttgagtcattaaaagcagtgatttagattctgtgtgtaaatctttaacttcttttgtctccatgtttgttgatcaaagttcgccgtggtgacgtttctgctctgcacagagatcagctgtcaatcaaacactgagcttcctttatcacacataatTAGTTCTCACTTTCtgaagacagaaatctataattacactgacatggatgtgtttgaaagaactaatgttgctgttgttttctaaatcaatgtagaaatcaggttttgtgatgttttagaacatgtgttgatcctgatcctcatcaacgagctgattatttgttcttttcttttccacatgtgagatggaggtgaaacaacctgagtgtgtgtccatgaactcactgaacaagagtcactgaacagactttactgatgaaatgatcaatgaaCTCAGAGCGTCAGTGTTATGGGATGTTTGGTCACATTGTAAATGTGgaacctggtttgtttttatcactgctcatctctgtaaagtgtgaatccactcgtcctcattgtatttacatatttagtgaacaagcatattgatctgctgctgcgtaggtttctgttctttttgattttcctgATCTGAAGATGCAGTTCCATTGGAGAGTTTCCTGATCGAGTCCCTCtgagggtttgttctgcagctctcatcacatgTGTTTCTTATACATGtctatatacatttaaatctcttatatatgtataaagcaataaaaaatggaatgtgtgaagaagctgaaatttgaaataaagaataaatccagtgtgttcttttgtcttcattccaggatctcattcaaagctgatggagacaaagtgtaattattattattactattattattatgtcgGACTGTAGAACTTCATGTTCATTTCAGACAACAGAGACTTTAACAGTTTGAGGTTTGAAAATCAACTCGTCcactgaaactgtaaaactttgaaagaaagaatcagtcagaacaacaacaactgtaaaAATCACAGATGTAAACGTGAAGGAAGCTGAATCATAAAGAATCTGAGAAGAATGAATCAAACtttaaaagtatatatttatgtttttttgttttattattgttatgtatctattgtgtgtgtgtgtgtgtgtgtctgtgtgtgtgtttgtgtgtgtgtttgtggaaggAGGAGTCTGTGTTGGTAGGAggagtaatgtgtgtgtgtgcgtgtgtgtgtgtgtgtgtctgtgtgtgtgtgtttgtgcatgtgtgtgtgtgtgtgtgtgtgtgtgtgtgtgtgtgtgtgtgtgtgtgtgtgtgtgcgtgtgtgtgtgtgtgtctgtgtgtgtgtgtttgtgcatgtgtgtgtgtgtgtgtgtgtgtgtgtgtgtgtgtgtgtgtgtgtgtaaggaggAGTCTGTGTTGGTGGGGTgcgttatgtgtgtgtttgtgtgtacgtgtgtgtgtgtgtgtgtgtgtgcgtgtgtgtgtgtgagaaggagGAGTCTCTGTTGGTGGGGGGCGTCAtgcgcgtgtttgtgtgtgtttgtgtgtgtgtgtgtgtgtgtgtgtgtgtgtgtgtgtgtgtgtgtgtgtgtgtgtgtgtgtgtgagagagaaggcGCTCTGCCCTCTCATTGGCTGTTGGGCATTGAACGCGTGTGAGCTCTCAGTGGTCCGCCCGTCGGCACCAGTCCCCGGTCAGTGGGAGACCGGAGCTCCCAGTGTAACGGTCCCGGAGCGGGAGACAGGAGCCTTTACGCACGGAATCCTGGAGGACATGGAGTGCGTGGGAAGGACTCGGACTGTGTGAGAAGTTTGTCCCTCAGACATGGAGCCGCAGACGAGAAGACGCGTGAAgtccctcttcatcatcttcatcatcttcatcactcgAGCCTGTCtctgaggtgaggaggaggaggatgagaccCGCACCGCGCCTGGCGAGGACCGACGCGCTGCTCCAGGCTGGTTGTCTCTGAGCAGGAGCGAGTCTCTGTCTCCggctctgaggacacacatcgAGACCCTGTGTCCCCGCTTCAGATCCGCTGCGGCTGCGGGAACTGCGCATTTGTTGCTTTGATCCTTTGTTGCTTTGATCCTTTGAAGACTGCAAGGAAACAATAGTTGGCTCGTACGAGAACATCTTGAACTCACAGGTGAGTGAATTGGAGATTAATGCAACGTGTGATTCCATTGTTTTGTATCTCTCTTCCATTGTTTTGTATCTTTCTTCACTAAGATTAATGTTTgaaatttaaagaataaaacaaattcacaaTGTTAGCTCATGCATTTGGCCATTAGtgttgtttttaatagtttaaaaTCCAGGGTTTAAGAGCAGAAGCTCATTCAGACGGAGGATTATCAAATGCAGTTAAACAGGATTGAGTTTTGCTTTGCTCTACATGTGTCGAGCTGatgtgttcctctgtgtgttgcaggtgaTGTCTCTGCCTCAGAGATTCAAACTGTGCACAGGCTTCATCTCATCTCACCCTGACATGTCTGCACCTCGCGCCTCTTCACGCTGTTCCACTGCTGACACTTCACGTCTCCTGGAAATCgagaaataaaagagaataGAAACCCTCCCCTCCTGCTCTGCACACCAGGCTGATCTCTGGGGTTCTGACTCACCATGGGCACTGTACTGTCATTGTCGCCCGGCTCTCGCAAGTCAGGCTACTATGACAACCGCCCGGGCTCGCTCAGCCACTACCCGAGCATCAGCAGCCGCTCGCTCAACAGAAGGCCCGCGGGCTGAAGAGGGGCCAGTCCATCTTCCTCCCGGCGCTCACGTGGAAGCGACTGGTGGCCTCCACCAAGAAGAAGGGCAACTCCAAGAAGGGCCCCGGCTGCCCGGCGGCCCTCGGGGAGCCGCTCAACAACAGCATCAACATCTACCAAAATGACCCTTTGCTGCACCTCAACCGCGAGAATGTGAAGAAGTCGTTGTCCTGTGCCAACCTGAGCAGCTACGAGGGCCCAGCGGGACTGGGCCTGGGGCTGGGCTACGGGATGGGGCTGGGTCAGGGGCACGGATACGCCTACAGCAAATCccagctgctctcctctgtgtcctaCTCCTACATGGGCAACGAGATCTCCTACCCGCTCAAGCCCTCCCTGGTGGAGGTTGTTTTTTACACCCAAACGAGAATAAATGCATCACAACAGGAGAATCGTGGATCTGATctgttttataaatacaaactaGAATCAACAGGTCAGGTGTGTTTCCTACAAACTGTGACAGCATGTGGCCTGTAGgtggtgctgcagcagcagggaaaaGATAACCCTCTGCTCGTGACCTGATCTATTATCAGACATAGTAAAGTTAATGATCCTAAAGTGTTAGGGTTAATACAAGATATTAGACATAAGACTATAATACAACTAAGTGaaaatgtttgatgaaaaagaagaagaaaggacaaaataaaatgccAACTGCACATttctatgtatatatacatatgcgtttttataaatatttcctTTGGTTATTGTCATTCTCTCGTCTCCCTCATTCAGACCCAGCTAATGCTGTAAAAAGTGAATTTCCCCAGTGTGTGGATCGATAAAGTTTTATCTTACCTTATCTAAACACTAAATGCACAGAGACTTGTGTTTGCACCTACAACCTCACAAACTTCCACATACCTATATCATAAGAtatattaaatatcattttGACACAACACACTTCtactacattttatttatctagGAGTTAATCTAGTAGttaatcttttcttttacatttaccACAAACCCTGAATCTGAATCAAACATTCAGAGCAGgacattttaaaagactgaTCCCTGGTTGTCCACTAGAGAGCAGTATCACCAAATAATAGACTATGTAGAATTGTGTCATTCATAAATGTCTGATTGAAATAGAGTTGTGTGTGGAAAACTTAAAAATCCTTTCCTGTTTGGTCATTTAATCTAAAACAATGCATCTTATTTTGGCATTTCACACACTCCTTGTAGCTTGTTGTGTAACATCTTTGTTTGCAGAGTAACTCCAGATGTCAGATGAAtataaaaagtacaatatttacatctggatTGTTCTGCTAATGCATTCATGCCATAAAATTACAATACCATACCGGTGAAGTAACAGAACCTCAATGCAATCAATGTTAGTGTGGAACCGCTCTCACACATAATCACATGTTTGCTGAGATAAACAATTCAGAAAAACCCTTGGTCTCTTTCCCTGTTTAATCAGGGATGTCATCACATCAGGGCCTGATTGTGATGTTTAATAAAAGCCTGAAACTGGCCTGAAACATCCCATAATTCCTCTGTGGCTCCTTGCAGTTCTTTAAGAGGCAGATTAGCGTCTGGGTGAGTAAGACGGACAGATGTGTCATCAGGTGAACCTGTCTGACTCCAGCCGTCACCACAGCCGAGTGTGttgttgctcctcctcctcctcctcctcctcctcctccctctgtgtcccctCTTTTTTCATGCTTCTCATTTTCTGTGAAGTCACTGCCCTCGTTTCCTCTCGTTTCGAAAGCATTTatcatgttgtttttcatcCTTGAAGCAGCAGTGGGTGACCCTGTCCAACCTGAGGAgccctggctgctgctgcaagaaCTGAATCTGCTGGAAGTCGACAGGAGAAGAGGCCAGTTGAGGCTGAAGCACAAAGGGAGACTGTTGTGTTATCAGGGGGGAGATAAAGCAAAACAAGCTCCTTTACAGCAGCAactgtattttcagatttcctAGAGAAGcgtcagaggaaacagaagctcTAAAGTCCTTTCAGGTTTCGTTTCAGTGAGTCCACGCTGCTCTGTGTGAAATAGATgagtgaataaatgaatgaaaacccgtgggtgtgtgagagagaaaagcacATCAggtcctctgtgttttttggATTTGTATGaaagtggggggaaaaaatacaGCTGCCGGGCCTCATCTGAATCCCTggtacaaaaaaacacacacacacacacaaaagacaatGCAGGAAACAATTTGTTCTATCGCTTGCATCAGTCGTTGTCTTCTCCTCCGGCTGCAGAATGTGGAGCATGTCAGTAAAAATACCAATTACACAACGAAACTAGGTCAAACTACAGCAAATTATAGTAAAAAATGGATTTTTAAAATGACAACGAGGCTAAAACCAAGGAAACATCAGTAACTTTGTAAATGGACGTGAAAGACTTTCAGACATGTGAGACTCTGACATGAGTTGACTCAGTGAAACTAAACGTTAGAcacagtttttatttacagttaatcTCAGGATTTAAATAATTAACTGTTAAAAAGAGGATTAAGGTGAGAGCATCAGCCATTGCAGGTCTGAGTGAGTGTTTCCTGAGTTCCTGTGTTAGTGgtgatgcttgtgtgtgtgtctctgtgtgtgtctgtgtgttgcatgtgtggACAACAACAGCTCTTTTCATTGCGGTCAGTATTTCCAGGTCAGCTGTGCAGGAGATGCTGAGGGTCCTGCAGCTGGTGGAGGCAGCAAGAAAGTGCAAAGATGGAGagggaacgtgtgtgtgtgtgtgtgtgtgtgtgtgtgtgtgtgtgtgtgtgtgtgtgtgtgtgtgtgtgtgtgtgtgtacgctgcTGAATGAGGAGATCTCCCCTATACATGCTTAACCAGTAAAAACAAAGATGGGTTTGTGCCAGCAGATGAGCGCCTCcggttgtttttgtcttgttgaCTCAGAGCGAAGCGTCTCCTTCTGTGTTTGTACTTGATCATGTGATTAAAAGTCACTTGGAGATTTTCACACTAAATAACAAACATGTAAAATCATTTATCAGGTTATAACACAACAATCTGCTTCTCTCATTAACTCTGGATTAAAGTTTGAATCTTATTTGATGAATTTAAACTTTGCAGGGATTTTCATTGGCACTTATCTCTTTAGTTACAAACCATAAACTACATCTTGTGTTTTATAATTATCTGTTTTcaacaaatataacatttaactCTATGTCCACActctttattcattttgaattattttattcatgCTATTGTGGCACTCAC
This is a stretch of genomic DNA from Limanda limanda chromosome 19, fLimLim1.1, whole genome shotgun sequence. It encodes these proteins:
- the LOC133026110 gene encoding tripartite motif-containing protein 16-like, which gives rise to MAQQENQLDRERFCCSICLDLLKDPVTTVCGHSYCKSCINTHWNTGEERGSYSCPQCRQTFTPRPVLGKNTMLADLVEELKKTGLQAAPADRCYAGPEDVACDVCTGRKLKALKSCLVCLASYCEKHLQPHLQSAPFKKHKLVEPSEKLQENICSRHDEVMKIFCRTDQQCICYLCSMEEHKDHDTVSAAAERTERQRELGLRRQTIQQRVQDTEKDVKLLQQEEEALNGSADKAVEDSEKIFTELIRLLEKRSSDVKQQIRSQQETEVSRVRELQERLEQEITELKRKDHELKQLSDTEDHNQFLHNYPSLSPLSESTHSSNIRTRPLRDFEDVTAAVSQVGGRLQDILSETGTKILQIVSKVDVLLRQPEPETRADFLRYSQEITLDPNTAFRYLLLSEGNRKVTWMSKQQSYSDHPDRFTSYYQVLSRESLTGRCYWEVEVEVGGGAVYVAVTYKNISRAGDSHECLFGFNDKSWSLVCNRNSYNFYYNSIKTPVSGPWSSRVGVYLDHSAGVLSFYRVSDTMTLLHRVQTTFTQPLCAGVRLCYPGDTAEFCKLK